The nucleotide sequence TGAACTGATATCGCATTTGTTACGCTGGATATATTGCACTGCATCACAATATTGACTTGAATATAAATTATGCAGGTATTGCTACTTGCGCATCCTACCCTATTGTTGCATGAGGTGCCCACGGATTAGTTCCATTGTGTCAATTTAGTTGGCCtcaataatatatttttctgtCCAAGGATGAAGATGGGTATACAGAAACTGAAACTTTCTTGTGAATATAAGATCATAAGGACATGAATTAGCCCAGTGCATGTAATCTTCTCCTGTATGGTTGTGTAGGTAATCCAGCAATTGGGGTTTCAGAGTACTCATTACATGGCTGTAAATTCCTATTTATGCGACAGAATGGCCTATTCATATTTCATAGTGCAGTTACGAAAATTCCGGGTCATGTGTACATTATTATTCGAGTGATTTTACAGCCATCTATTATAGTTTCTGGTATAAAATTTGATAACTCTCGGTACTTCCGGTACTAGAAAATTTATACTAAAAATTTTAGTACCACTGGAGGACCTTCAAATCTCTTATTATTCtcgccatgtttagttccaaagtttttcttcaaacttccaacttttccatcacatcaaaactttcctacacacacaaactttcaacttttctgtcatatcgttccaatttgaatcaaacttccaattttggtgtgaactaaacacagcctctgtCTTGTCTCTCTACTCTCTgaagttcagttcagttcaccGCATGGATGTTTCATGATCCATTTGGAACGCGGGTGACTTTTCTTGTTCCTGTGAAATTCCTGTCGAGTTTAGTAtccttcaaagttcaaacaaacaggaaagaaaaataaaattggaGAAATGTgaaccaactttttttttgcgcATGATGTAGCATCTCCAAACAGAAATGCAAACTTTGCCAATTTCAGACGGTTGCTGTACCGAACACTTTCAAACTTTTGCCAATTCAGTGCTCACTCAACGAGCGTAAAGAGTTGCCAAATTTTTGTACTACTACATCCCAACCGCGTGCATGGCACACGGCacggccagcgccgccgccgcctcttgaTCTCCGTCTGTTTCTCACGCGGAGGTTCGCCCGTTCGCGCCGTTTCGAGTTAACCGGCGCGCGTTTTCACCGCGAACTACCGCCAGTGAAATCACGGCCGGTTTAACCTCTACATATATGGCGGCCGCTCTCCCTTCCTACAGCTTCGCCTCCCGTCGCGCTCCGTCGCCTTCAACCTCTGCCAACGTCAGGCGATCCGGTGAGTAAGTtcttcctccatttttttcctCTGCTCTTGCCTCTCTTTTCCGAATCAAAATACAGCGagatttctttcttctctctgaACTTCACCGGTGCAACAAAATTGAACCATCGTTGTAGGTTCGTTCGTTCTGAACTTTTCAGAATTTCGCGGTATATGTTCAGTGTTCATGTCAGTAAAGATAGCCCGCAAGGTATAGGAGAGGAGAATTTGATTGGCCCTCTGTCACTGGCATGGTGGGCCAAGCGCTTGCGCCTCTTGGAGTAGTATCTTGTGGTGTAAGCCAGTGCATGCAACCGACTTAAATTAGCACCGACTTGATTTGTCATTAACTGATCAAGATCTTCCTTGCTGGGAACGGAACATAGAAACGGCAAGAGATCTGTGCCCCACCATTCAACTTGGCATCCAAGTAGCTTTCCACACTTCCATTGGTGTAACCGTGTAAGATAACTAGCACATTCCAAATGTAAACCGCCATTACTAATATCAAGTTCAGTGCTGTTCACCGTGTGTTTGCGTGCGTGTCGCTGTCATTTTCGGTGTCAAAAGTTCTAAACATTTGGTTTAGTTTAGGGTGATTCTCTCTTAATCTTCCCCTGCATGTGATGTGACAGGCTCATCTGGATCTCTCTGGCTTGCCGGCTAAGGAACACCGGGTGCTATTTATCAGGGAGCCCTTCACACCGCAGGGGAAAGTTGCAGCTATTTTGTCACTGCCCCTTGTTGCATCTTGCTCCGGCGATTTGATTTAGAATTTTAGGTTGTTACTGGCTTCGATTAATCATATTTTAGTCTGAACAAATTTGCAAGTTAATTCCTATTCTGTTCAATTCGGTGATTCAATTCGATTGGGGTCTTTGGGTTTAAGAATTTCAGAATGTTATTAACACGGGGCGTAACAATCTGCATCAAATGAATAGGCTTTAATTCTTGCCTTCTTGATTGTTCCTTCCTGGCAGGAACTGCAATTAACCCGTGATTTTACTCACCAAGATCGCTTCTTGCCCGGTGCAAAGTTCACCGATTTCACCATGAGGAGACACGCAGGGACGATTATCCTGTTGTTGATCTTGGCCTGCCTATGGCTGTGCCCTGGGAGGAGCAGCGGCTTCTCGTGGAACATtttctcctcgtcgtcgtcgtcttcgccgccgacggccggcgagagccgcgccgcccCGATGCTGGAGCTGGACGGCGCGGTGGCCGACTTCTTGATGGACGGGGCCGACGACCCGAGGGCGGTGAAGCTGCTGGAGAACGCGAGGAGCAAGCTCGCCGGGCCGAGCAACTGCTGGCAGGAGGCGTACCGGAGGCTGTTCGCCAGCTGCGGCGACATCATGGCCGACAAGGAGATGCAGTCGCGGCTGGCGTGGCACCTCAGCAGCTGCTTCCAGGAGGACTCCGGCCGCCCCCCGTTCCCTCGCTGCGGCGAGGTCTCCGACATGGTGCACTGCCGCAAGAGGCTCGGCGTCTCCGAGGACCAGGTGTTCCTCGAGTTCTTCCTCGAGACCAACACCCTGTGCCACCAATTGCAGTAAGTGCAATTCTCCCATTTTCAGTTTGCAATTCACTTCTGCTTCTTGAATTTTTCATGTTTTGTTGATTTGTGTAGAGCTGAAGCGTTCAAGCATAACACGGAGAGGCTTGTCAACGACCTGACAAGGACATCCAAGTCAGCCGAGGAGAAGCTGGAGGTGATCGAGGAGAGGTCAGACCAGATCATACAAGAATCACGCAAAGTTCAGGAGACGATCTCGTCGATCGAAATGCAGGCAGATCATCTCGCAGAGGCGTCGAAGAATGTCGGAGACCAGATCGACGACGTGCTGGCTCACTCCAAGGCCATCTTTGAGCAGTCCAAGGAGATTGCAGACTCTCAGGCAAAGCTCAGAGAAGGGCAGACCGAGATGAGGGAGACGATCGATGCCGGCATGACGCATATTCAGGAGTCGTATGAGAGCCTTGGCAATGGGATGGATAAGCTGAAGGAAGAGGCTGTTGATATTCAGAGGGAGATCAAAACTGTTGGTGATTCCATGTCCACCAAGATGCAGGATTTGCAGAGCACTGCAAATGATATTGGGAGTGTGGCTGGCAAATCATTGGAGAATCAGATGCAACTTTTGGATGGACAGAGCAAGGCCATGGACGGTCTGAATAATCTGTACAGCTTTCAGGCACAAGCTCTTGAGGAAAGCAGGTATTTTAACTTCTCGCTTCcattattctttttttatttcattgtaAAATATACTGATTTTGACTGGAATTTTCAGGGAGACTGTGCAAAAACTTGCACAGTTTGGCCAGCGTCAGCAGGAAGAGTTATTGTCCAGGCAGGAAGAAATCCGGCAAGCTCATGAACACCTGATTCATAATTCACACTCAATACTGGAAGCTCAGGTTATTGTCTCCTCCTGCATATCAGAATACGAGAATAGTTTTCCTTTTGTTTGACTGCTTAACCATGATCAATCAGTAGGCATAGGATTGACTTCTTTTTCAACtgatcttttttccttttgtccTGCAGGAAGAGTTCAGAGCAAAGCAGGCCAACATTTTTGCTGCTCTGGACAAACTTTACATCCTCCACAACGCCATCTTAGCCGAGTCACGTTTCATCAAGGCGTTCTTCTTCTACTGCTGCATCGTGTTTCTCATCTACATGCTCACAAGCGCGAAGCAAACTTTCAGCATCAGGGGACATCTTtactttggtaaaaaaaaaaacatctcagGATATTTCACATACTATTAGCAGTTACTACCTGTATTTACACCTTGTAAAATGCTCAATTGCTATTGCTTTTTACTCTCCTGGCAGGCTTGTGCATCACGCTTCTGCTCGAAATTGGCCTGATCAAGCTCGGAGCTGACGACATCGACAAGCAATTCTGGGTCATATCCAAGGTGTTCCTTGTCAGATCAGTGTTCCTTGCACTTGCCACCGTTCAGATGTTGCATGCCATATTCACATTCAGGTAACCACCAAATCCAGTCCATGTTCATCACGATCAGATCTTTGCATGCATTCGTGATTCATCTCAATCTCCTGGTAATTAATTAGCCTGTAAACTTTTCTTCAGGGATTACGAACTACTCAACCATCACCTGCTCCAGACGCTGGTCGAGAAGGTCCGGGCGCTGGaggaaaccgccgccgccggcgagaagaTGCTGccctacggcggcggcggcgcggagagcGAGAGGAGCCTGATGGACTACTCGTGGGTGTTCGACGAGTTGGCCGACGAGGTGGACAGCAATGCGGATCCGAGCTACGCCTTGCCGGGGGATGAGCAGCGGCAGGTGGCGGTGGTCGCTCCTCGCCGGAGGCACTGCGCCTCGCcggaggaggtcgtcggcgagaACTCCATCACGACGTCGGCTGGCCGGAGGTACAACCTGCGGCCACGGAGTAGTTACAGGCAGACGTGAGTTTGGTTGGAGAATTAACTGGAGATCGCTTTGTGCGCGTAATACTGTGAACGTTGTTGTTTCTGGGTTTCCAGTGTGAGTTTGGTTTGGGAGAGGTAAAGTCGTCGTGTACCGTAATACTTGTACTACGTTTCTGATTTT is from Oryza sativa Japonica Group chromosome 9, ASM3414082v1 and encodes:
- the LOC4347181 gene encoding protein GAMETE EXPRESSED 1, which translates into the protein MRRHAGTIILLLILACLWLCPGRSSGFSWNIFSSSSSSSPPTAGESRAAPMLELDGAVADFLMDGADDPRAVKLLENARSKLAGPSNCWQEAYRRLFASCGDIMADKEMQSRLAWHLSSCFQEDSGRPPFPRCGEVSDMVHCRKRLGVSEDQVFLEFFLETNTLCHQLQAEAFKHNTERLVNDLTRTSKSAEEKLEVIEERSDQIIQESRKVQETISSIEMQADHLAEASKNVGDQIDDVLAHSKAIFEQSKEIADSQAKLREGQTEMRETIDAGMTHIQESYESLGNGMDKLKEEAVDIQREIKTVGDSMSTKMQDLQSTANDIGSVAGKSLENQMQLLDGQSKAMDGLNNLYSFQAQALEESRETVQKLAQFGQRQQEELLSRQEEIRQAHEHLIHNSHSILEAQEEFRAKQANIFAALDKLYILHNAILAESRFIKAFFFYCCIVFLIYMLTSAKQTFSIRGHLYFGLCITLLLEIGLIKLGADDIDKQFWVISKVFLVRSVFLALATVQMLHAIFTFRDYELLNHHLLQTLVEKVRALEETAAAGEKMLPYGGGGAESERSLMDYSWVFDELADEVDSNADPSYALPGDEQRQVAVVAPRRRHCASPEEVVGENSITTSAGRRYNLRPRSSYRQT